GCCAGCGCAAAGGCCGGTCAGCGTGTGGTCGTCCGACCAGCAGTCGAAACTGCAGTCGGCCGGCACGCAGCTGCTCGCGTCCGCGTCCGCATCGGCGTCCGCGTCCGCATCCGCTGCCGGAGTGACCGGGCAGCCGCGGTTTTCGGCCGGACCGCGCTCGGTGCAGCAGGCATCGCAGGCGTCGCCGATCGTGTCGCCGTCCGTATCCAGTTGGTCGGGATTCGGGGAGTGGATGCAGTTGTCGTACATCCAGGGGACGGAGTCCCCGTCCTGGTCCCCGTCGCACACCTCATCGTCGTTCGAATCCTCGCACGTGTGCAGGGGATCCGGGATCGGAATCTCCTGACCGCAGGAGGCCAGCATCACGGTCACGAACAGGCACGCGGTCACGATCATGGTCACGTTCTTCATCTTCATCCCTCCCTGCCCTCTCGGGGCAGAAGTTTCTGTGGGGCCGACGGGCTTCCGCCACATCGGCCCCGGGTTGACACGTTCAGTCCTGGGTCACAGACCACTCGGTGCCAAACCAGACACCGAGGAAGATGGCGGCACCGGCTGCCACGGTCGGCAGAACGATGCACGCCAGTACTCCGCCGAAACTGCCGGTGCACCAGTTCTCGTCGTCCTCGACGGTGAAATCGAGGGCGTCGAGGTGCTGGTGCAGTCGGACGAATTCGGGACGGTATGGGTCGAGTGCGGCGACGAGAGTCGTCGCCCGATCGGCGAGCGCTTCGTTGCGGCACTCATTCGCCTGCTCGCGCAGGTTTTCCGCTTCGGCGCGCAGAGCGCGGATCTCTTCCTCGGTGAGGACGAGAGCCGCTCCGTCGTCGATCTTCTGCTCGATGAAGGCGATGCTGTTCAGGATCTGTCGTAGCTCTTCCGTGGAGCATTGATCGCAGTCCGGGCAGGCCGGCGCGGAGCCGGGCTGAACCGGAGGCGTCGCCGTGGTCGGAGTGGTCGGAGTGGTCGTCGGAGGCGTCGCCGTGGTCGGAGTCGTCGGAGTGGTCGTGGTGCGATGGTAGTCGCAGCGACAGTCGCTTTCGTTCCAGCGCCATACGTCGCTCCGCTGTTCGCAGAGCGTCCTGGCGGTGGTACATACTTCGCTGCGCGCCACGCACCGGAGCCCGATCCCTCGGTCGCTTGCGACCGAACAGTCGAGGAGCGGCGAGCCTCGGCGGTACATGACGTTGAAGCCACCGTCGTTGCTGGGCTCGGTGCAGACCTGGATTTCTCCGGGCCCGCAAACGAGCGCCCGCGCCTCGCCATCGGAGAGCTGCTGCGCCTCGGCGACTGCCGGGACGCAGAACAGCACGAACACGAACATCGTGAAATTCTTCATTTCCCGTTCCTCCCTCGTTGTCCCGCAGGAATGCGGGACGGTTGTACTGTCCAAACTTGTAACCACCGGAGCAACCACGCCCCGGGGTTTTTGCTATATATCTCAACAGGCCTAAGCCTGAGAAAGAGGATTTTATCCCTCTATTTCATCAGGCGCGCATCAATCCCGCAATACGGCGGGAGAGCTAAAGCCCGTTGTTTTCAATTGTCAATGATCTATCCTTCGCAGGAAACCGCAGTTTAAGAGAAGTGGACTAATGTCAGAAAGTATTCCGTCATTTCAACTTTTTAATAACTTTTACTCTGTAAACTGTGGTTTATCGCGGAGTATTTTGGGGTAAAATTCCGGAGTCGTTTGGCCTGGTGATGATAAAGAACGAGGGTAGATTTGGCTTCTCAATATAAGCCAATCACCACTAAATTTTCCAAGCCAAACAGCTTCGGAATTCTATCTGAAAGGCCTTATTCTAGCGGAAAAAATACAATTTGCCTTTACTTTAAAATGAACTATTTAATTGTCAGACATTTAACTATACCATAAAATAAAAAATCTGTCAAGTGTCTTTGACAGACGAATTAAATAACAAATTAAATTTTAAAAACGAGAGTGAAAAATAAAACTAGAAGTTGAAATAAAGGTTGGCTGTAATATTATTATTTTTTATTTTTAATTTAGTGCTTATTATAATGATTATGCATGCTGATGATTTCCCGTTCTTCACTAATTTTTCTTTCTTCTTTTTCTTCCGGACGAAAATGCATTTTTGATTCAGCTATTTTAATCGGTTTCGGAGGGGCTTCTTCCCGCATGGCTGGATGGTAGGTAAGAATAGTAAAAGTAACGCCGGCAATAAGGCCCAGGAGCAACCCCATAAAAACATTAAGTAAAATATTTGGCTTGACCGGATATTTGGAAAGAAGTGGCGAGGAAACCATTGTGATTTGAAGTCCGGGTATGCCAAAATAATTGCGTCCTTCTTTGGATAAAACGTCGGCGATTGTGGAGGCGAGCATTGAAGACTGAGCTTTATCTTTGTGGTAGACAGTAATATCAAGCATGCCTGTTCCGTAGAGAACCTCGGCATCAATCATTTTTTCCCATTGCTTTCTTTTCTTATTTTCGTCCGTGCTCCAGATATTTTGGATACTGGAATTGCTTTGGATTACTTTATCAAAAAAAGAAGTGGTGTAAATAACTTGAGCAATATTTTCGCCGATTGCTTCGGCTGATTTTAAGGCACTGTAGGCATCCAAGCCGCTACCAGAAGGGATTACGAGAATTCTTGTTTTGGCGCTGTATTGAAAAGGTTGAACGAGGCTGAAAATTAGAGAAAGAGCCAGAGCTCCTCCCGTAATGAAAAAAATTGTGCGCCATTCGCGTTTTAAAATTCTTACGTAATTTGTGGACATAAAATTAGAAATTATAAAGTAGAAAAAGAATAATTTTGGCTTATTTATTATATCACATTTTTTTGCCAAGAGTAATATCAATTATTTTTTCTTCGCCGTTTCGTAAAATTGTAATTTGAATTTTATCAGCAGGGGAGTATTGAGAGATTGCTTTTGTAAGATCGATTTTTTGGCTTAAATTTTCATTATTTATTTTTATAATAATGTCGCCGTCTTTAAGATCGCTTATTGCCGCCGGACTATTTTTGACCACGCCCATGATTTTTAAATTTTTGTCGCTCCAAATAAGGGCGCCGGCTGTTTTACCTTGGCTGAACGCTTCGCTAATCCCGGGAGAATTTCCAAGGTCTAAATAATGAACGCCAAGGTAGGGCCGTCCGGTATTTTCTGTTTTTAAAATTTCCAAGAAAGCATCTCGCCAAAAACTAATCGGCACTGCTACGGCGGGTGAGATATCGGAAAGAATTCCCACGATTTCGCCGGAGAGATTTATGAGTGGCGCGCCAATTTCATTTTGAGTCAGGTTTTGGTCTAGGAGAATAAATTTAGAAAATTTTTCGGAAGATTTGAGGAGATCTTTTGGCTCGGCAGCCGGCCCATAAGACAAGTCAACGGCTTGCAGAGTTTGGAATGATTGTTTATTCCTCAAGGTTAAAACTTTTTCCCCTAAATAAATATTTTCTTCCGACCCCAATTTTGGGACAGATAAATTATCCGCTTCAATTTTTATAAAAATAGCTCCCGTCGCTTCGTCAATAATAATCTTTTTCGGCTCAAAAATCTTTTGATCTCCCGCCACGATGACAAAACCATTTTTTGAATTAATTATTTTTCCCCCAAAGCTTATAATCCATCCGTCTGAAGTGAGGGCAGTGCCTAAAGCCATCCGCTCATCAGGAAGGTAAATTTGATTTTCCGGATTATGGGAAGAGATTTTTTTAGGAAAAATTTCAAGAACTGTCGGCAGAGTGCTTTTAGCCGCTTCTATAATTTTTTCATTTTCAGCAGTTTGGCTTGCTGCTTGTTTCACGCGACTTCCCTCGCTTGTGATAAAAATTTCCTGAGGCAAAAAATACGCAGTGGCAAGCATTTGTCCGACGATGCCGGCTCCCAGGCCGAAAATGACGGCAAAAATAATAATTTTTAGATTGGAGAATTTTGTATTCATATTTTTTAAACCCACTTGGCGGTTAAAAGAATAATAAAAATTGTTAAGCCGCAGAGAATGGAATAGCGACGGATAATTTTTTTATTAAGGCTGTTAAGCAGATGAAGCCGCATTAAATTATTTATAAAATAAAATGAAATGGCAATGATTAAACCGTTGACGAAATAGGCAGTCGGTAAAAAAGAGACGGCCCAAAAAAGTTCAAAGAGAAGCAGGCAAATGACAAAAATTTGAAGAGGCGCCGCTCGAATATTTATTTTATTTATCCAGATAGTTTGGAAAGTCAAGGCGAAAGTGAAGACAAAAGAGATAAGGGAAAGCTGCCAAAGCGCGATGTTTAGAAAAACTGAAAATCCAAAAAGACTTGAGCTAAAGAGAAACATTGCGGCCAGATTCAGGTAGTTGGAAATATTTTCCAAAGAGTTGGCTTGATATTTTTCGTGCTGATAAATATAAATAAAAATATTTTCTAAAAATACTCCGCAAAAAAAAGATAAGGAAAGGGCGAGAAGATGTCTTGCCCACGGCCGTTCCAAAAACATAAGAAACAAGACGCCGCTTGTTAAAAACAATAGCGGCGTCAAAAGATAAAGCCATCGTACCGTGGTATCCATCAATCCTTTGCCGATTATTTTCCAGGTCGCGACCCCGATCGCTAAAACCAAAAAAATAAAAATAAAATAAACAAAATGAGGTTTGAAAAAAAATAACTCCAAGCCGGAGAAAATCAGGAGAGGGGTGATAATGGGAATTAAGCGATTTATCATTTTTATTTTTGGTATTAGTTTATTTAAGAAGAGATGCCGCGTCAATCAGGCCATGGAGTACAATTTTGCCGTCTGCAAGTTCAACATTTTCCAGCTTTCCATTTTTAGAGATGGTTTCTTGCGTTGAGCTAATCTGATCTTTCAAAAATTTATCAACCAAGAAATTTCCTATTGCCGGCGGCAAAGACAGATTCCCAATTTTTATTTCCTTGAAAGAAATTTTTAAATTTCCTTCCATAACTTCCGGTTTTAGGACAACAGTCAAAAATGTTTTGTTTAATTCTTTAAGCTGTCCAAAAATTTCTAAACCGTCGGGGTTGATTGAAATTTGGGAATCGGAGAAAGGAAAATTTTCGGT
The sequence above is drawn from the Patescibacteria group bacterium genome and encodes:
- a CDS encoding PDZ domain-containing protein encodes the protein MNTKFSNLKIIIFAVIFGLGAGIVGQMLATAYFLPQEIFITSEGSRVKQAASQTAENEKIIEAAKSTLPTVLEIFPKKISSHNPENQIYLPDERMALGTALTSDGWIISFGGKIINSKNGFVIVAGDQKIFEPKKIIIDEATGAIFIKIEADNLSVPKLGSEENIYLGEKVLTLRNKQSFQTLQAVDLSYGPAAEPKDLLKSSEKFSKFILLDQNLTQNEIGAPLINLSGEIVGILSDISPAVAVPISFWRDAFLEILKTENTGRPYLGVHYLDLGNSPGISEAFSQGKTAGALIWSDKNLKIMGVVKNSPAAISDLKDGDIIIKINNENLSQKIDLTKAISQYSPADKIQITILRNGEEKIIDITLGKKM
- a CDS encoding Wzz/FepE/Etk N-terminal domain-containing protein; amino-acid sequence: MSTNYVRILKREWRTIFFITGGALALSLIFSLVQPFQYSAKTRILVIPSGSGLDAYSALKSAEAIGENIAQVIYTTSFFDKVIQSNSSIQNIWSTDENKKRKQWEKMIDAEVLYGTGMLDITVYHKDKAQSSMLASTIADVLSKEGRNYFGIPGLQITMVSSPLLSKYPVKPNILLNVFMGLLLGLIAGVTFTILTYHPAMREEAPPKPIKIAESKMHFRPEEKEERKISEEREIISMHNHYNKH